The Streptomyces vinaceus genome contains the following window.
ACCTGCGGGGCGCAGCGCACCGAGTAGGCGTCCTGCACGCGCGGGGCGGACTCCTCCTGGAAGTGCCCGGTGAGCCCGGATCCCTCCAGGACGGCGGCCATGTTGGCGGCGGAGGCGCCCTGGCCCGGGTGCGGGCGGATGGCGTGCAGCTCGGGCGCGAGCACCTTCTCGGTGCCGAGCAGCGCCTCCAGGGTCAGCGCGGCGGTGATGTCGGCCGACTTGTAGAGCTTGTCGAGGTCGGCGAGGGCCATGACCAGCATGCCGAGCATGCCGTCGGTGCCGTTGAGGAGGGCGAGGCCCTCCTTCTCCTTGAGCTCGACGGGCCGGATCCCGGCCTCGGCGAGCAGCTCGCCGGCGGGGCGCACGACCCCGTCCGGACCCTCGGCGTCGCCTTCGCCCATCAGGGTGAGCGCGCAGTGCGAGAGCGGCGCGAGGTCGCCGGAGCAGCCGAGCGAGCCGTACTCGTGGACGACGGGCGTGATGCCCGCGTTGAGCACGTCGACCATCGTCTGCGCGACGGACGGCCGGACGCCGGTGTGGCCGGAGGCGACGGTCTTCAGGCGCAGGAACATCAGGGCGCGCACGACCTCCCGCTCGACGCGCGGGCCCATGCCGGCGGCGTGCGAGCGGACGATGTTGCGCTGGAGCTGGGCGCGCAGCTCGGGGCTGATGTGCCGGGAGGCGAGGGCGCCGAAGCCGGTGGACACCCCGTAGACGGGTTCGGGCTTGGCGGCGAGGGCGTCGACGATCTCGCGGGCGCGGGCGAGGGCGTCGAGCGCCTCGCCGGACAGCTCGATCCGCGCGTTGCCGCGGGCGACGGCGATGACGTCCTCGGCGGTGGTCCCGGACGTCCCCACCACGACAGTGTGCATATCCATATTCAGCACCCTACGGACTGAATCGCTTCATGTCACTAGCGAGTTTCACGGGCGCCCCTTACGTCGCCTGCACGGCTCACGCCCGGCCCCGGAAGCGGCGGCGCTCCCCGGCCGCCTCCCGCGGGGCGGCGTCGGCCAGGCGGACGACGGCGGTGTCCCGGCCGGCGACGACGGGCTTCGGGGAGCGGGCGGCCTTGGCCTTGTACTGGGCGGCGTCGGCCAGCCGGAACAGCCTCCGGGAGGACTTCACGGGCCCGATCGGGTCCCCGGTCGAGGCCACCCCGCAGGCCACCCCCTCCCCGAGGTCCAGCTCGGCCGCGCGCAGGCACAGCTCCTCGGTGACCCGTACCACCTCGTCGGCCGGGGGCCCCACGCTGACCAGGCAGAACTCGTCGCCGCCGAGGCGGGCGGCGAGCGCGC
Protein-coding sequences here:
- the hutH gene encoding histidine ammonia-lyase produces the protein MHTVVVGTSGTTAEDVIAVARGNARIELSGEALDALARAREIVDALAAKPEPVYGVSTGFGALASRHISPELRAQLQRNIVRSHAAGMGPRVEREVVRALMFLRLKTVASGHTGVRPSVAQTMVDVLNAGITPVVHEYGSLGCSGDLAPLSHCALTLMGEGDAEGPDGVVRPAGELLAEAGIRPVELKEKEGLALLNGTDGMLGMLVMALADLDKLYKSADITAALTLEALLGTEKVLAPELHAIRPHPGQGASAANMAAVLEGSGLTGHFQEESAPRVQDAYSVRCAPQVAGAGRDTMAHAALVASRELASAVDNPVVLPDGRVESNGNFHGAPVAYVLDFLAIAAADLGSIAERRTDRLLDKNRSHGLPPFLADDAGVDSGLMIAQYTQAALVSEMKRLAVPASADSIPSSAMQEDHVSMGWSAARKLRTAVDNLTRIIAIELYAATRAIELRHGLTPAPASRAAIAAARAAGVEGPGPDRFLAPDLAAADAFVRSGGLVAAVEPVTGPLA